Proteins co-encoded in one Ralstonia sp. RRA genomic window:
- the yacG gene encoding DNA gyrase inhibitor YacG: protein MNVKTVKCPTCGKPVPWVPESRYRPFCSERCKQIDLGAWAAEQYTIPVVEDDDLPPETPGGDPSGKLN from the coding sequence ATGAATGTGAAGACCGTCAAATGCCCAACCTGCGGCAAGCCGGTGCCTTGGGTGCCGGAGAGCCGCTATCGCCCCTTCTGCTCCGAGCGCTGCAAACAGATCGACCTCGGCGCCTGGGCTGCCGAGCAGTACACGATTCCTGTGGTAGAAGATGACGACCTACCGCCCGAAACTCCGGGCGGTGATCCGAGCGGCAAGCTCAACTAG
- the obgE gene encoding GTPase ObgE yields the protein MKFIDEARIEVIAGDGGNGSASMRREKFVPFGGPDGGDGGRGGSVWAVADRNINTLIDYRFAKKHLARNGENGRGADCYGAAGEDITLRMPVGTAIYDADTEELIADLTLDGQRLCLAQGGEGGWGNIHFKSSTNRAPRQKTDGKAGERRNLRLELKVLADVGLLGMPNAGKSTLITAISNARPKIADYPFTTLHPNLGVVRTGPSKSFVVADIPGLIEGAAEGAGLGHQFLRHLQRTRVLLHVVDLAPFDEAVDPVAEAKAIVGELKKYDAELYDKPRWLVLNKLDMVPEDEREARVKDFVKRFKWKGPVHRISALTHDGTQALVHAIQEYLDELRAEEDAAAAAPDQRLDPSLHNVSHDSGDDSANA from the coding sequence ATGAAGTTCATCGACGAAGCCCGGATTGAAGTGATCGCTGGTGACGGCGGCAACGGCAGCGCCTCGATGCGCCGCGAGAAATTCGTCCCGTTCGGCGGGCCGGATGGCGGCGACGGCGGGCGCGGTGGCAGCGTGTGGGCGGTGGCTGACCGCAACATCAACACCCTGATCGACTACCGCTTCGCCAAGAAGCACCTTGCGCGCAACGGCGAAAACGGCCGCGGTGCGGATTGCTATGGCGCTGCTGGTGAAGACATCACGCTGCGCATGCCGGTCGGCACTGCCATCTACGACGCCGACACGGAAGAGCTGATCGCCGACCTGACGCTCGACGGCCAGCGCCTGTGCCTGGCGCAGGGCGGCGAGGGCGGCTGGGGCAACATCCACTTCAAGTCGAGTACCAACCGCGCACCGCGCCAGAAGACCGACGGCAAGGCCGGCGAGCGCCGCAACCTGCGCCTCGAGCTGAAGGTGCTAGCCGATGTGGGTCTGCTCGGCATGCCGAACGCCGGCAAGTCGACACTGATCACCGCTATTTCCAACGCGCGCCCGAAGATCGCCGACTACCCGTTCACGACGCTGCACCCGAACCTCGGTGTGGTGCGCACGGGCCCGTCGAAGTCGTTCGTGGTGGCCGACATTCCCGGCCTGATCGAAGGCGCTGCCGAAGGTGCGGGCCTGGGTCACCAGTTCCTGCGACACCTGCAGCGCACGCGCGTGCTGCTGCACGTGGTGGACCTTGCCCCGTTCGACGAGGCAGTCGACCCGGTAGCTGAAGCCAAGGCCATCGTCGGCGAGCTGAAGAAATACGATGCTGAGCTGTACGACAAGCCGCGCTGGCTGGTGCTCAACAAGCTCGACATGGTGCCCGAGGACGAACGCGAAGCCCGCGTGAAGGACTTCGTCAAGCGCTTCAAGTGGAAGGGCCCAGTGCACCGCATTTCTGCGCTGACGCACGATGGCACGCAGGCACTGGTGCACGCCATTCAGGAGTATCTCGACGAGCTGCGCGCCGAAGAGGACGCCGCAGCGGCTGCACCTGACCAACGTCTGGACCCGTCGCTGCACAACGTCAGTCATGACAGCGGCGACGACAGCGCCAACGCATAA
- a CDS encoding A24 family peptidase has translation MPDVFVIPTLAQLPAWFVIGMGGLVGLLVGSFLNVVIHRLPRMIEREEANYIAELREEPLPHPDAYNLVVPRSACPSCGHQIKAVENIPVVSWLALRGRCSACKTSISWRYPAVELVTGLLTGACFWHFGPTWVAVASAVLLWFLVAGTMIDADTQLLPDAITQPLLWLGLGVNLFSMFAHLHDAVIGAMAGYLFLWSIYWAYKLLRGREGMGYGDFKLMAALGAWFGWQALPLLVLLSSVVGLVFGLFRMARGISSESPFSFGPFIAGAGVIALLAGPQLIVLTGLSPLLAP, from the coding sequence ATGCCTGATGTCTTTGTCATCCCCACGCTGGCACAACTGCCGGCGTGGTTTGTCATCGGGATGGGCGGGCTGGTTGGCCTGCTCGTCGGCAGCTTCCTCAACGTGGTGATCCACCGCCTGCCCCGCATGATCGAGCGCGAGGAGGCCAACTACATCGCCGAGTTGCGCGAGGAACCGCTCCCGCATCCTGACGCGTACAACCTGGTCGTGCCGCGCTCGGCCTGCCCTTCGTGCGGGCACCAGATCAAGGCCGTCGAAAACATCCCCGTGGTGAGCTGGCTGGCCCTGCGCGGTCGTTGCAGCGCCTGCAAGACGTCCATCTCGTGGCGCTATCCCGCGGTCGAACTGGTCACCGGCCTGCTTACGGGAGCCTGCTTCTGGCACTTTGGGCCAACCTGGGTGGCGGTGGCTTCGGCCGTGCTGCTGTGGTTCCTGGTCGCCGGCACGATGATCGACGCCGACACCCAACTGCTGCCCGACGCCATCACCCAGCCGTTGCTCTGGCTCGGGCTGGGCGTGAACCTGTTCAGCATGTTCGCGCACCTGCACGACGCAGTGATCGGCGCGATGGCGGGCTACCTCTTCCTGTGGTCGATCTACTGGGCCTACAAGCTGCTGCGCGGCCGTGAAGGCATGGGCTATGGAGACTTCAAGCTCATGGCCGCACTCGGCGCGTGGTTCGGCTGGCAGGCGTTGCCGCTGCTCGTGCTGCTGTCTTCGGTGGTGGGGTTGGTCTTCGGGCTGTTCCGCATGGCACGCGGCATCAGCAGCGAATCGCCTTTCTCGTTTGGGCCGTTCATTGCCGGCGCGGGCGTGATTGCCCTGCTGGCTGGCCCGCAGTTGATCGTGCTGACAGGGCTCTCTCCCCTGCTCGCGCCCTAG
- the proB gene encoding glutamate 5-kinase codes for MALRSLIADARRLVVKVGSSLVTNDGRGLDQAAIARWAAQIAALRAAGKEVVLVSSGAIAEGMQRLGWTKRPKEIHELQAAAAVGQMGLAQVYESEFARHGIRTAQVLLTHGDLADRERYLNARSTLLTLLSLGVVPIINENDTVVTDEIKFGDNDTLGALVTNLIEGDALIILTDQRGLYTADPRKDPDARFVDEAQAGMPDLEQMAGGAGSSIGKGGMLTKILAAKRAAKSGAHTIIASGREADVLARLANGEAIGTQLRAQTGRMAARKQWMIDHLQLRGRVVLDAGAVDKLTAGGKSLLPIGVTEVQGEFARGEVISCVDAAGREVARGLTNYSSAEARLIARKASSEIEAVLGYVSAAELVHRDNLVLL; via the coding sequence ATGGCCCTGCGTTCGCTGATTGCCGATGCGCGCCGCCTTGTCGTCAAGGTTGGTTCCAGCCTGGTCACCAACGATGGTCGCGGTCTGGACCAGGCGGCCATCGCCCGCTGGGCGGCGCAGATCGCTGCGCTGCGTGCGGCTGGTAAAGAGGTCGTGCTGGTGAGCTCTGGCGCCATCGCCGAGGGCATGCAGCGGCTGGGTTGGACCAAGCGCCCGAAGGAAATCCATGAGCTGCAGGCCGCCGCTGCCGTCGGACAGATGGGGCTGGCGCAGGTGTATGAATCCGAGTTCGCGCGGCACGGCATCCGTACGGCGCAGGTGCTGCTCACGCATGGCGATCTGGCGGATCGCGAGCGCTACCTCAATGCGCGTTCCACGCTGCTCACGCTGCTGAGCCTGGGCGTGGTGCCGATCATCAACGAGAACGACACCGTCGTCACCGATGAAATCAAATTCGGCGACAACGACACGCTGGGCGCGCTCGTCACCAACTTGATCGAAGGCGACGCGCTGATCATCCTGACCGACCAGCGTGGCCTGTACACGGCCGACCCACGCAAGGACCCGGACGCGCGCTTCGTCGATGAGGCACAAGCCGGCATGCCTGACCTGGAACAGATGGCCGGTGGCGCAGGCTCCAGCATCGGCAAGGGCGGCATGCTGACCAAGATTCTGGCGGCCAAGCGTGCGGCCAAATCTGGGGCGCACACCATCATCGCCTCGGGGCGTGAGGCCGACGTGCTCGCGCGGCTGGCCAACGGCGAGGCTATCGGCACGCAACTGCGCGCGCAGACCGGGCGCATGGCGGCTCGCAAACAGTGGATGATCGACCATCTGCAATTGCGTGGTCGCGTGGTGCTGGACGCCGGTGCAGTGGACAAGCTCACCGCGGGCGGCAAGTCGTTGCTGCCGATCGGCGTGACCGAAGTGCAGGGCGAGTTTGCGCGCGGGGAGGTGATCTCCTGCGTGGATGCGGCCGGTCGTGAGGTGGCGCGGGGGCTGACGAACTACTCGTCGGCCGAGGCCCGGCTGATTGCGCGTAAGGCATCGTCGGAGATTGAAGCGGTGCTGGGCTACG
- the rpmA gene encoding 50S ribosomal protein L27, with product MAQKKGGGSTRNGRDSESKRLGVKVYGGQAINAGGIIVRQRGTRTHAGVNVGMGKDHTLFALVDGHVKFANRGEGKKQFVDVVPAA from the coding sequence ATGGCACAGAAAAAAGGCGGCGGTTCCACACGGAACGGCCGCGATTCCGAGTCGAAGCGCCTGGGCGTTAAGGTGTACGGTGGCCAAGCCATCAACGCTGGCGGCATCATCGTTCGCCAACGCGGCACCCGCACGCACGCTGGCGTGAACGTGGGTATGGGCAAGGACCACACCCTCTTCGCGCTGGTCGATGGCCACGTGAAGTTCGCCAACCGCGGCGAAGGCAAGAAGCAGTTCGTCGACGTTGTTCCGGCGGCCTGA
- the rplU gene encoding 50S ribosomal protein L21, whose amino-acid sequence MYAVVKTGGKQYKVAAGEKLKVEQIPADVGAEITLDQVLAVGAGDQLKVGAPLVSGAAVKATVISHGRHDKVHIFKMRRRKHYQKRQGHRQNYTELRIDSIVA is encoded by the coding sequence ATGTACGCGGTCGTAAAAACCGGCGGTAAGCAATACAAGGTTGCTGCTGGCGAAAAACTTAAAGTAGAACAGATACCGGCGGACGTTGGCGCAGAAATCACGCTTGACCAGGTGCTCGCAGTGGGCGCTGGCGACCAACTCAAGGTTGGTGCGCCTCTGGTGAGCGGTGCTGCCGTCAAAGCCACCGTCATCTCCCACGGTCGTCACGACAAAGTGCACATCTTCAAGATGCGCCGTCGTAAGCACTACCAAAAGCGCCAAGGGCATCGTCAAAATTACACCGAGTTGCGTATCGACTCGATCGTGGCCTAA
- a CDS encoding HlyC/CorC family transporter — protein MDSWPLWAQIGAVVLLLCCSAFFSISETAMMALNRHRLRHLAKSNVSGARNTQQLLGKTDKLLSFILIGNSLINTAVPVLITTLAIHYFGNSGTTLSIATAVVAFLIIIFCEIAPKIVGATYPERIAFPASFVIAPLLKITMPLVAVVNAFAMGVLRLARINTKAAPEQRMSTEELRTLVLESGNFIPHKHRSILLNLFDLDAITVDDVMTPRARVESLDLSRPIHEVIQQLETCYHNKLPVFEQDSDQVIGILHVRKVLSLLGDTELTHDDFRALLVQPYFVPSGTPVFRQLQYFQENRRRIGLIVNEYGDMLGLVTLEDIIEEMIGEFTTTLPNAGKLAWDAEGAYLADAGMSLRDLNRRLGLALPIDGPKTLNGLVLEVLEEIPEATVSVKIAGCVMDIVQMDNQSIRTVRLHRPAASKRS, from the coding sequence TTGGACTCTTGGCCGCTCTGGGCACAAATCGGCGCCGTCGTGCTGCTGTTGTGCTGCTCCGCCTTCTTCTCGATTTCCGAAACCGCGATGATGGCGCTCAACCGCCATCGCCTGCGCCATCTCGCCAAGTCCAACGTCTCGGGCGCGCGCAATACCCAGCAGTTGTTGGGGAAGACCGACAAGCTGCTCTCGTTCATCCTGATCGGCAACAGTCTGATCAACACGGCCGTGCCGGTGCTGATCACCACCCTTGCCATCCACTACTTTGGCAATAGCGGGACGACACTGTCCATCGCCACGGCAGTGGTCGCTTTCCTCATCATCATTTTCTGCGAGATCGCACCCAAGATCGTCGGGGCAACCTACCCGGAGCGCATTGCGTTTCCGGCAAGCTTCGTCATTGCACCACTGCTGAAGATCACGATGCCGCTGGTGGCTGTGGTCAACGCCTTCGCCATGGGGGTGCTGCGCCTGGCACGCATCAACACGAAAGCCGCGCCGGAGCAACGCATGTCCACAGAGGAGCTGCGCACCCTGGTGCTGGAATCGGGCAACTTCATCCCGCATAAGCACCGCAGCATCCTGCTCAACCTGTTCGACCTTGACGCCATCACCGTCGACGACGTGATGACGCCGCGCGCCCGTGTCGAGTCACTCGACCTGTCGCGCCCGATTCACGAGGTGATCCAGCAACTGGAGACCTGCTATCACAACAAGTTGCCCGTGTTCGAGCAGGACAGCGACCAGGTCATTGGCATTCTGCACGTGCGCAAGGTGCTGTCGCTGCTGGGCGACACCGAGCTCACACATGACGACTTCCGTGCACTGCTGGTGCAGCCGTACTTCGTGCCGAGCGGCACGCCTGTGTTTCGGCAACTACAGTACTTTCAGGAAAACCGCCGCCGCATTGGCCTGATCGTCAACGAGTACGGCGACATGCTGGGGCTCGTGACGCTGGAAGACATCATCGAAGAGATGATTGGTGAGTTCACCACCACGCTGCCGAACGCCGGCAAGCTCGCCTGGGATGCCGAGGGCGCCTATCTTGCTGATGCGGGGATGTCGCTGCGCGACCTGAACCGGCGCCTGGGCCTGGCCCTGCCGATCGATGGCCCGAAGACGCTCAACGGGCTGGTACTCGAAGTGCTGGAAGAGATTCCCGAGGCGACGGTCAGCGTCAAGATTGCCGGGTGCGTGATGGACATCGTACAGATGGACAACCAATCGATCCGCACGGTGCGGCTGCACCGGCCGGCGGCGAGCAAGCGTAGCTGA
- the pilB gene encoding type IV-A pilus assembly ATPase PilB, protein MTLGLALAQSRRIAPTLLTQLEQSAREKRTQLIDELVGSGIMSAHDLAVFVAGKYQMPLLDLAQYKLDTVPAVLTANKHFAQMRLLPLGRRDNRLILATSDPSDPKPIEELRQKMNVAIETVIVEHDKLVRQLSLANEAPAEIKSLFPMQEAKQIEYDAGAAAATRRTTADGIDDAPVVRFLQKLFTEALLRGASDLHFEPFETFYRVRFRIDGILAQVAQPPLDIRDKIATRIKVLSRLDISEKRVPQDGRMKLLITVPKDKKDKDNKETIERAIDFRVSTLPTLFGEKIVIRILESSTERLDIDQLGYEPEQKQLLLDVIKRPYGMVLVTGPTGSGKTVSLYTFLNKLNQGDINISTAEDPAEIQLPGINQVNVNDKAGLTFAAALKSFLRQDPDIIMVGEIRDLETADISIKAAQTGHLVFSTLHTNDAPTTLTRLMNMGVAPFNIASSVLMITAQRLARRLCKECKKPGPLPKETLLDAGFTEADLDGSWQPYHPVGCETCNGSGYKGRVGIYQVMPITEAIQEIILTHGTALQIAEQARKEGVLSLRESGLRKVKAGQTSLEEVLATTNQ, encoded by the coding sequence ATGACACTCGGACTCGCTCTAGCACAGAGCCGGCGAATCGCGCCGACGCTACTCACCCAGTTGGAGCAGAGCGCGCGCGAAAAGCGCACGCAGCTGATCGACGAACTGGTGGGCAGCGGGATCATGAGCGCGCACGATCTGGCCGTGTTCGTGGCCGGCAAGTACCAGATGCCGCTGCTGGACTTGGCCCAGTACAAGCTCGACACCGTGCCGGCCGTACTGACGGCCAACAAGCACTTCGCCCAGATGCGCCTGTTGCCGCTGGGCCGCCGCGACAACCGCCTAATCCTGGCCACGTCCGACCCGAGCGACCCGAAACCGATCGAAGAGCTGCGCCAGAAGATGAACGTGGCGATCGAAACGGTCATCGTCGAGCACGACAAGCTGGTACGCCAGCTGAGCCTTGCCAACGAGGCGCCGGCCGAGATCAAGTCGCTCTTCCCCATGCAGGAAGCCAAGCAGATCGAGTACGACGCGGGCGCCGCTGCCGCCACGCGCCGCACCACCGCCGACGGCATCGACGATGCCCCCGTGGTGCGCTTCCTGCAGAAGCTCTTTACCGAAGCCCTGCTGCGCGGCGCATCGGACTTGCACTTCGAGCCGTTTGAAACGTTTTACCGCGTGCGCTTCCGCATCGACGGCATCCTTGCGCAGGTCGCGCAGCCGCCGCTGGATATCCGCGACAAGATTGCCACCCGCATCAAGGTGCTCTCGCGCCTGGACATCTCCGAGAAGCGTGTGCCGCAAGACGGCCGCATGAAGCTGCTCATCACCGTCCCGAAAGACAAGAAGGACAAGGACAACAAGGAAACGATCGAGCGCGCCATCGACTTCCGGGTGTCGACGCTGCCGACGCTGTTTGGCGAAAAGATCGTGATCCGGATTCTGGAGTCGTCCACCGAGCGGCTCGACATCGATCAGCTCGGCTATGAGCCCGAGCAGAAGCAGTTGCTGCTCGACGTGATCAAGCGCCCGTACGGCATGGTGCTGGTGACGGGTCCGACGGGTTCGGGCAAGACGGTGTCGCTGTACACCTTCCTGAACAAGCTGAACCAGGGCGACATCAATATTTCCACGGCCGAAGACCCGGCGGAAATCCAGTTGCCCGGTATCAACCAGGTCAATGTGAACGACAAGGCGGGGCTGACCTTCGCGGCGGCGCTCAAGTCGTTCCTGCGTCAGGATCCGGACATCATCATGGTCGGCGAAATCCGGGATCTGGAAACGGCGGACATCTCAATTAAGGCCGCACAGACCGGTCACTTGGTGTTCTCCACGCTGCACACCAACGATGCCCCGACCACGCTGACCCGCCTGATGAACATGGGCGTGGCGCCGTTCAATATCGCATCGTCGGTGCTGATGATCACGGCGCAACGTCTGGCGCGCCGGCTGTGCAAGGAATGCAAGAAACCGGGGCCACTGCCTAAGGAAACGCTACTCGACGCCGGCTTTACAGAGGCCGATCTCGACGGCTCGTGGCAACCGTATCACCCGGTCGGCTGCGAGACCTGCAACGGCAGCGGCTACAAGGGCCGGGTCGGCATCTATCAGGTCATGCCGATTACCGAGGCGATCCAGGAAATCATTCTCACGCACGGCACAGCGCTGCAGATCGCTGAGCAGGCGCGCAAGGAAGGCGTGCTGTCGCTGCGCGAATCGGGCCTGAGAAAAGTCAAGGCGGGGCAGACTTCCCTCGAGGAAGTGCTGGCCACGACGAACCAATAA
- the zapD gene encoding cell division protein ZapD — protein sequence MILYEYPFNERIRTLLRLEDLFERLDFFLVQEHPLQHHVALTTLFEVVDVAGRADLKSDLLKELDRQRQTLTALRANPQIDQDALDAVISELETASGNLTATHGKAGQLIADNEWLTSIRSRAIIPGGTCEFDLPAYFAWQHHPAERRRADIIKWAQPLVPLRDATMIVLRLLRESGQSGKVIANAGSYQQMLSGRVYQLMQVRLDESALGFIPEISANKYMLWVRFTQQDGDLRPKPVDADIPFQLKLCNF from the coding sequence TTGATCCTGTACGAATATCCCTTCAACGAACGCATTCGAACGCTGCTGCGGCTCGAAGATCTGTTCGAGCGGCTGGATTTCTTTCTCGTGCAGGAACACCCGCTGCAGCACCATGTGGCGCTGACCACGCTGTTCGAGGTGGTCGACGTGGCCGGTCGCGCCGACCTCAAATCCGACCTGCTCAAAGAACTCGATCGCCAGCGCCAGACGCTCACCGCGCTGCGCGCCAATCCGCAGATCGACCAGGACGCGCTCGACGCCGTTATCAGCGAGTTGGAAACCGCCTCGGGCAACCTCACCGCCACACACGGCAAGGCCGGGCAGCTCATCGCCGACAACGAGTGGCTGACGAGCATCCGCAGCCGCGCCATCATCCCGGGCGGTACGTGCGAATTTGATCTGCCGGCGTATTTTGCATGGCAGCATCACCCCGCCGAGCGCCGTCGCGCCGACATCATCAAATGGGCCCAGCCCCTGGTACCGCTGCGCGATGCCACGATGATCGTGCTGCGCCTGCTGCGCGAATCTGGCCAGAGTGGCAAGGTGATTGCTAACGCCGGTAGTTATCAGCAGATGCTGTCGGGCCGCGTGTACCAGCTCATGCAGGTGCGCCTGGATGAGTCGGCGCTGGGCTTCATTCCCGAGATCAGCGCCAACAAGTACATGCTCTGGGTGCGCTTCACACAGCAGGATGGTGACCTGCGCCCCAAGCCGGTCGACGCGGATATCCCGTTCCAGCTGAAGCTCTGCAATTTCTGA
- the coaE gene encoding dephospho-CoA kinase (Dephospho-CoA kinase (CoaE) performs the final step in coenzyme A biosynthesis.), with protein MRVIGLTGGIGSGKSYVADRLAERGAAIVDTDAIAHEISAPGGAAIPKLVEAFGPGILRADGAMDRDAMRALAFSDATARARLEQITHPLIREIALSRGAAAQASEAHPYLVYVVPLLVESLAGHQSWRALVDRILVVDCPVETQIARVIARNGLPRTQVEAIIARQASREARLAAADDVIDNSGTLADLLPQIDRLDQAWRTS; from the coding sequence ATGCGCGTAATCGGCCTGACCGGCGGCATTGGCAGCGGCAAGAGTTATGTGGCGGACCGCCTGGCTGAGCGCGGTGCCGCCATCGTCGACACCGACGCCATCGCCCACGAGATCAGCGCGCCGGGCGGCGCCGCCATTCCCAAGCTGGTCGAAGCCTTCGGCCCCGGCATCCTGCGTGCCGACGGTGCCATGGACCGCGACGCCATGCGCGCCCTCGCTTTCTCCGATGCAACAGCCAGGGCGCGGCTCGAGCAGATCACGCATCCGCTGATCCGGGAGATCGCCCTGTCACGTGGCGCAGCCGCGCAGGCATCGGAGGCACATCCGTACCTTGTCTACGTCGTTCCGTTGCTGGTGGAATCGCTAGCCGGTCATCAAAGCTGGCGCGCGCTGGTCGACCGCATTCTGGTGGTCGACTGCCCCGTCGAAACCCAGATCGCCCGTGTGATCGCCCGCAATGGCCTGCCACGTACGCAAGTGGAGGCGATCATTGCCCGCCAGGCCTCGCGCGAAGCTCGCCTGGCTGCCGCCGACGACGTGATCGACAACAGCGGAACACTGGCCGACCTGCTCCCGCAGATCGACCGACTGGACCAAGCCTGGCGGACGAGTTGA
- a CDS encoding type II secretion system F family protein, with the protein MATRAPAANRAAAAPKRTAGKTATTKAPTQYIFEWEGKDRKGKIFKGEMRAESITEVNAVLRKQGLSITKSKRRRAARGKKITPKDVAYFTRQLSTMLKAGVPLLQSVDIIAKGHANPNFTQLLTEIRADIESGSSMAAAFRRHPKYFDTLYCNLIDAGEQGGILDALLERLSMYMEKSLALKAQIKSALIYPISVLTVAFAVTVVLMIFVVPSFKGVFSSFGADLPAPTLFVIAISDFFVKWWIPIVLGPVIGIALFTRAFKRSENVQRSTHRFILRIPIFGNIIRKATIARWTRTLATMFAAGTPLVESMDSVAGAAGNWIYHDATLEIQQAVRIGTSLTNAMQATHVFDNMVLQMTQIGEESGALDNMLLKVAEFYEREVDDAVANISTLIEPIIIVFLGVMIGGMVVAMYLPIFKLGTVV; encoded by the coding sequence ATGGCCACACGAGCACCTGCCGCCAACCGCGCGGCCGCCGCGCCCAAACGCACGGCCGGCAAGACCGCCACCACGAAGGCGCCCACGCAGTACATCTTCGAGTGGGAAGGCAAAGACCGCAAAGGCAAGATCTTCAAGGGCGAGATGCGCGCGGAGAGCATCACCGAAGTCAATGCCGTCCTGCGCAAGCAGGGCCTGTCGATCACGAAGTCCAAGCGCCGCCGCGCTGCCCGAGGCAAAAAGATCACGCCGAAGGACGTGGCGTACTTCACCCGCCAACTCTCGACCATGCTCAAGGCCGGCGTGCCGCTGCTGCAATCCGTCGACATCATTGCGAAGGGCCACGCCAACCCGAACTTCACGCAACTGCTGACGGAAATCCGTGCCGATATCGAGTCTGGCAGCAGCATGGCCGCCGCCTTCCGGCGCCATCCGAAGTACTTCGACACGCTGTACTGCAACCTGATCGACGCGGGTGAACAGGGCGGTATTCTCGACGCCCTGCTCGAGCGCCTGTCGATGTATATGGAAAAGTCGCTCGCACTGAAAGCGCAGATCAAGTCGGCCTTGATCTACCCGATCTCGGTGCTGACGGTGGCGTTTGCGGTGACGGTGGTGCTGATGATCTTCGTGGTGCCGTCGTTCAAGGGCGTGTTTTCCAGCTTTGGCGCGGATCTGCCGGCCCCGACACTTTTCGTGATCGCAATCTCGGACTTCTTCGTGAAGTGGTGGATTCCCATTGTGCTGGGCCCAGTCATCGGCATTGCACTATTCACACGCGCGTTCAAGAGGTCTGAGAACGTTCAGCGCTCCACGCATCGCTTCATTCTGAGAATACCCATCTTCGGCAACATCATCCGCAAGGCAACGATCGCACGGTGGACGCGCACGCTGGCTACCATGTTTGCCGCAGGCACACCGTTGGTGGAATCGATGGACTCCGTGGCTGGCGCTGCCGGCAACTGGATCTATCACGATGCCACCCTGGAGATCCAACAGGCGGTGCGCATTGGTACCAGCCTGACCAATGCCATGCAGGCCACCCACGTGTTCGACAACATGGTCCTGCAGATGACGCAGATCGGCGAAGAATCCGGCGCGCTGGACAATATGCTGCTCAAGGTGGCTGAGTTCTATGAACGCGAAGTGGATGATGCTGTCGCCAACATCTCTACCTTGATCGAGCCGATCATCATCGTCTTCCTGGGTGTGATGATCGGCGGTATGGTGGTGGCGATGTACCTGCCCATCTTCAAGCTTGGTACGGTGGTCTGA
- the ispB gene encoding octaprenyl diphosphate synthase, whose translation MRAVDAVIRRRLGSEVVLINQIGEYIISAGGKRLRPVILLLVANALGYKGEYHHELAAVVEFIHTATLLHDDVVDESDLRRGRKTANAVFGNAASVLVGDFLYSRAFQMMVQANSMRIMQILADATNIISEGEVLQLLNMHDPDVTEERYLQVIRYKTAKLFEAAAQIGAVLSGADAATEEAAAEYGRRIGTAFQIVDDLLDYTATADQMGKNAGDDLREGKPTLPLIYLLRNGTEEQRALVRQAIEQGGTEHFDAIFAAIQASGALEYTRQAAEREAAAAETAANALPPSLFRQTLIDLCAFSLQRQS comes from the coding sequence ATGCGCGCCGTCGATGCCGTGATCCGCCGCCGCTTGGGCTCCGAGGTGGTGCTGATCAACCAGATTGGCGAATACATCATCAGCGCCGGCGGCAAGCGCCTGCGTCCGGTGATCCTGCTGCTGGTGGCCAATGCGCTGGGTTACAAGGGCGAGTATCACCATGAGCTGGCCGCGGTGGTCGAGTTCATCCACACCGCCACGCTGCTGCACGACGACGTGGTCGACGAGTCCGACCTGCGCCGCGGCCGCAAGACCGCCAACGCTGTGTTCGGCAATGCAGCCAGCGTGCTGGTGGGCGACTTCCTGTACTCGCGCGCCTTCCAGATGATGGTGCAGGCCAACAGCATGCGCATCATGCAAATCCTGGCCGATGCCACCAACATCATTTCCGAGGGCGAGGTCCTGCAGCTGCTGAACATGCACGACCCCGACGTGACGGAGGAGCGCTACCTGCAGGTGATCCGCTACAAGACCGCCAAGCTGTTCGAGGCCGCCGCGCAGATCGGCGCGGTGCTCTCGGGCGCGGATGCCGCCACCGAAGAGGCCGCCGCAGAATACGGCCGCCGCATTGGCACCGCGTTCCAGATCGTCGATGACCTGCTCGACTACACCGCCACCGCCGACCAGATGGGCAAGAACGCCGGAGACGATTTGCGCGAAGGCAAGCCGACGCTGCCGCTTATCTATCTGCTACGCAACGGCACGGAAGAGCAACGTGCTCTGGTGCGCCAGGCCATCGAGCAAGGCGGCACCGAACATTTCGACGCGATCTTCGCTGCGATTCAAGCCTCGGGCGCGCTGGAATACACGCGCCAAGCCGCTGAACGCGAAGCCGCAGCCGCAGAAACTGCAGCAAATGCATTACCCCCTTCCCTTTTCCGCCAGACGCTGATAGACTTGTGTGCTTTCTCGCTGCAACGTCAGTCCTGA